In Pristis pectinata isolate sPriPec2 chromosome 23, sPriPec2.1.pri, whole genome shotgun sequence, the genomic stretch CAAACAGTTGATTGACAGTGTGGGCAATAATATACCCATTGTTAACATGATCAGACTTCATTTAACAATTCAGCAGCTCAGTCACTGGCATGTTTCCTCATTGCAAATTCAAACTTGTTTTTGATGGTGGCCAGTGAAACTTGACATTATCCTTCTTCTGAAGGGAGTGGTCTCTTGTTAGAATGTGGGTTTTGTGGGCACTGATCATCACTTGGAAGCTCAAACAAGGGAGCCGTTTTCCACGCGTGGCTACAGAGAGTGACAGCAGGATTTTCAGCGATGAGAATGGACTGAAGTATCATAATTGGTGCACATGTTAACGTAAGTACTACAATAGAACCAAGCCGAACATGCACATAAACTTTTTGGCACAGACCACCGGATGGTGACATGAATCCTGCTTTATATTTCTCCTCCATAGCTCCTGGCACTAGGACCCTCTAATTCTCCTCAGCTCCCATTATTTATCTCGACATCGGCCAGATATACAGAACTGTCAACCTTCCTGAACTGCCTGGCCTGCTCTCTACACGGTCGTAGGGTAGCCTGCATCGCTCACTTTCGATCCTTTCGCAAGAGGTTGGGTTTGGTGACCCACAATTTGTAAAAGCTTGACTCATAGTCTCCACCTACCTCTGCTCTGGGGaatgagagggtggggagggaaggggggggggggggtggtataaaGAGATTTGGTTGGTAGTGTAAATGTAAagagtacttaaaaaaaaatctcaatccaTATGGATGCATTAACTTTTAACCAGATCTCCCAATCCTAAATATTACCTTGCATACAAAAGCTGTTGGGCTGGGAGATAAGAGTTTAAATAACAGGGTACACAACCATGGTACATTTAGTGTTCTTTTAGATTAAGAGCTGTTGTTGCAACTCTTTGAGAACTTAACCATTATACTGAAATGTAATCTGCAGTAATTAAGACTTTTGTCAATTTGAAAGCCACAGATTGTAACCCAAGAGAATAAGAGAACAGAAAACTATTTTAATGCCTTCTCTTAGTTCTTCTCACGATGCAAATATATAAAAGGGAGCTCACTCTACATAGTGGCTGGAGCTAAAACTGTGGCtttacttcaacattttgttttaaaaaaggggtggggggggcctcACTCTTTATTACACAGTCACACAATTTTTAAAGTGTGAACTATAAATGTTTTTTGTTgtgggatttttatttttaaacaggtgaAATCAAAAATTAAGGCTCTGTTTTGTGATGTTACCAAAATGAGTAGGTGGAGCAATATATACCCTGAATATGCAAATGCACTGAAAATCTGGGTAAAATCACACAAACGGTACAAAATGGCATTCACTGGGGAaattggggagaggagagaaggaagagagggGTGGGCAAGGGAAGAGAGCAGGGGAaagaagggaggggaaagggcTGTGGTTTTGAAGGCATTACACCAATCACCACTCTTTCTTCTTTTCATCCATAGACACACCACCAGGGCCCAGGGCGACCACAAGGAGGAGCCCCCCAATCACAGACATGCTCTGGAAGAAGTCATACTTGAGGAAGTCATGCATGGGCTTGTAGGTGGGGACAGTCCAGAACGCATTGAAGTAGAGGTTGAGGCTGAAAAGCCAGATGACCAGGGTTAGAGCCGCCAGTTTGGTTTTGAAGCCAATCGCCACCAGGACAATCAATCCTGTTCCCACCACATTCTGGATAATCTGcatggaaagaataaaaataaaacttactgCAATCTGACGGGGATAAATAATCAACTTCAATGTAGACTACAATTCCTTTGAGCCCTGATATGCCAATTCTGAACTAAGATTGTTCAGCAAGTACTGGAGTCTTAGTCTGCCAGTCTACAATGGGCCAGTTGGCTATTCAGCCACAAGGGGACCACATTGTAGAACTGTGTTAGCtgcattacagtggcacagctaacagtgccgagtgctgtctgtgtggagtttgcacgttctccctgtgactgcatgggtttcttccaggtgctccggtttcctcccacaccccaaaagtgtgcagactggtaggttaattggccactgtaaattacccctagtgtgtagatgagtggtagcatctggcaggcattaatgagaatgtgggaagagtacaaaaaaaggaatcaatgcgggattagtgtgaatgggtggttgatggtcggcacagactcagagggctggagagcctgtttccatgttgtatctatCTATAGAATTATATTTACAATACAGGACAAGCTGATTTAAGGTCACTGGAAAAAGAACCAGAGGTTACAGGAGTGAATTtagtgtttcaaaaaaaaagcgttatgttctggaatgtgctgcctgtaaGGATGGTAAACCAAATTTAAGAACTTAAAAAGGGAATTAAATCATTAAAAGAATAAGAATTGTAGACCTACAGGACTGAATGCGGTGTAGTTGATTAgataggcacaatgggccaaatacaggatgATTCCACGACATTAAGCCTGACATtgtcacttcatttttttttccccacaattaATGCCCCTATTTTTGGTCTCCCCTACATGAGGGCAATTTCTTTACAACCCTCATACGCAGAAATCAACAGAAAGAAACCCCCCCTACTGCTGCTAGCTCAGGCTACCTTCCCTAACACTGCATTATCATATAGAGACATGACACCAAAAGACACTCTGCAGCCCTTCACACCCGTGGTCAGAGAAGTCCTATTTAGATTGATCCCCCTTCCTAGCACTCTGTCTGTAGCTGTTGTTATGGCACCATAAAGTGTTTATTGGGCATGACTGAAACGTGAaggcttctgcctccaccacccttttagaCAGCAAATTCcagactcccaccactctttgggtgattttctcttctctcttaaATCCTTTCTAATCCTCATACCAACTACCTTAAATCTACCCCACTCACAGGCCTACCTCCAACCCCTTGTTACTAACCTCTCCCTTCAATGGACacaagggagggtgggggaaggatggataggGCAAAGAATCTCACTGATCAGTGAGGCCTGGGAATAAACTACTGAACTACCAGGGTTTCAACAACATACCTGCCACATGGTTCAAATCATGTACTGACTTCTTAGATTGGGATTTTTGGGAAAGCTAGAACAAAACAACCATTCAAAATAAATACCTCATCCTGGATCCAACAGTTAAACCCAGGAGATTCAATGCCCCCAGGAATGAACAAACATTGCTCATTGAATGAGATCAAGACAAGTGGACAATTGAAGAATctcaaatataaacagaaaaagatGGAAACGCAGCACatctggtagcatctgtggaaagagagacggaggttgaagaccctttgtcagaactgggagagaaaataatagttttaagttgcagagagggtgggggagggatggatgggacaaagagaATCTCCCTGAGGCCAGGGAACAAGTTGTACAGGTCACCTGGTCAAGGGGTTGATGgaggcagttagagagaaaacaaacaaaagctgtgaaatgagaaCAGTTGGAGAACACAGAAGAATGTAAATGCTCTGAAATccatacctagcaggtcaggcagtgctacTTGAAGAACCTCCACTTTGAGTGCTCGGCAAAGTTCACAATATCACATCCAAATGCCCAGAATACTATTTCAAAGCAACTAACTGAGCTACATTAAGTTTCTGAAAGAGCCACTTGTCCACATAATGTAAGACTTGCACTCTTTAGCTTTGCCAGAATACATTAAGTGCCTTTCACTAGAAATTAAATTAACCTCTTTGCTAAAGAAAATAGAGAAATAAGTCCTTCCTGTTCACCCTTTCTAGTCTTCCCATAATTCTGTGATCTGGTGCCAAATTTTGTCATTATACTCCCTTGGGGCATTTTCCTACTTTAAAAGCATTACATTTAAGATGTTGTTTAGATAGATACCAGATCTAATAATCTTATATTAATTTCAATGGGATTGTTATACAAGTATCTAGATACGATAGTGTAGGTAGTGCAAATTCCAAATGTGGAAAGGAAGGGGAGAGCATTCCAGAAGGGATATTGCTCTTGATGTACCGATTGCTTTATTATTGGGCCACTCTTGAAATGCGCTTTCCTTCCATGTCGTGACAGCTATGTGTTCTTTCATATTCATGACACACATTGTCCTGGCCGCCAGACTTACCGAGAAGAAACTTGAGTTGAAGTGCAGCAGGGTCATGAACATCAGGATGAGCAGCACCCGGCCACCAAGCTGCATGTACTGCTTTGGTGAACTCTCCTTGATTGTTGGAACACCGGCAAACATGCTTTTACCTTCTGACCGCGACTCAGCGAGCAATAGCAGCAAGCCACCCCCAAGTGCAAGGTTCCTAATAAGAGTAGAAAAAGGATCAGGGAATTAACACACAGCTCCATTAGGATATTGACACATGAATATTAACATATTGTCAAGTAGAAACATGCTTTTGCACCCTGAAAACAACAAGGTGTTTACTCCAGGGGTTTATTCATTCTCAAGAAGTCTAATTTATTGCCCAACCCCAAGTTGCCCTGTTAAGGATGCAGTTTCACAGGAATGCAGATTGGGTGTATGGCACAGGGGCAAGGGTACAGCATGCCGCACACTGCACTGGTAAGAGACGCACCTCATCAGGAACTTCAGATCCCATAAAATGCTGTAGGCAATAGTCTGGAATCAAAGAAACAAAGCAGTTAGTGTCCACCAACTTGTGCTCACATGCTGCCCCCACAAGGGACAGAGGGATAAAGTATAACTCATACTAAACGGAGCTTTGCCCCACTAGAGTCCGTGGATAGGAACATGCATTGTGAAGACTCCCTCTCAAGTCAATAAGTGTATGCATATTTCATGTAAAAGCAGGTAAGTACTGGGTGGcctggatgttccagtttcctcccaaatcccaaagccACATAATTTGGCAGATTAACTGACAACCATAAAACTACTTCTAGTGGAGGTGGGTGGTAGGGGGTTTATAGTGACCTAAGACAGAACAGGTTACAAGGTAACAAATGGGATTGTTACAAGAGCTAGCATATTcattgggctaaatggcctcctatttCATTAGGGAATAAGAAAATCAGTTGAGATTGGTTAGCCACAAACTAACAGAATGGAAGAGCAGTCTTGAGGGATTGATGTCCTGTTCCTATGAGTGCCAATCTCTAGTTCAGAGTCATGTGGAACACCCTTCAGCCCTAcacgtccatgcagaccattaCACCCATCTATACCAACCTGATTTGCCCACATTCGGTTCATCACCTTtggtgccttggcaattcaagtgcttgtctagatgcttcttaaatgttgtgaaaatatCTGCCTTCAACACCTCCCTCAGGCAGCATGTTTCAGATTCCAAATGTGTGAAGAAAATTCCCATTCCCCCAATGAACCCCctacctaaaacctatgccctcttgtcttaagATACCCTCACTGTGGGGAAAAAGGTTCTTACAATCTACCTTTGTATGTGGGTTGGCAGGGATGGGAAGGGCTATGGACTGGAGGTTGTTGGACTCACTTTGCAGAAGTTGTGCCTGTCCTCTCCATTGAATAGAAAAATTCttctctgtccccctcccctaCAACAAACAGGCAATGCAAAAGCCAAATTGTCCCTCTGGATTAAGAGAAGGCAGAATCTTGTACACAGGAATAAAACTCGAGGAATGATGAAGTAATACATGGTACAGAGCACATGCCTAAATAAGAGATTTATTTTCCATAAGAAAAATCTTTTATTTAGGGCATGTTATTCAACTGTGGGAACATCAGAACCAAGTCCAATCCTGCCTCACGAGCTCCATCAGCTGGAAGGTGAAATGGAGGGAGATGCCGAACTGATACTACTTCTACGTCCTGAGGTCTGATCCAATGATGCAGAACAACTGAAGATCTTACCAGTCCTCAATGCATCATtatgatggtggtggaaggggaggggaatacCTAAACATCAGGATGTTCTTTGTTCCTGGAACACCGGAGATAATAAGGGATCCATGGAATTACACCCTCAGCTACTGGTCTCTGATGCAAGCCAACAAAAAGCAGCACTCACCACCTCAAACGCTTACCTGTAGTGCTATAATCCCAAACAGTCCAAAGCAGGCATATTGTACAAAATTTCTACTTAATATCAGGATGCATCCCCCTGGGAAatggaaaacaaacaaacaaacaaataaataatcagaatcagaaacatcATGGTAAAGGTGAAAAAGGGAAGTTGGTTGCCACTCACCTAGTTGCCCAAATAGATTAATCAGCACAAAACAGGTAGCCAGGAAGTAGCCACAATTCCAGGTGACCTCGATGTAATCCCGCTGTTCATTCCACTGAAACCACATGCGAATTCCATCCTCCAGGAAAGTACTTATTAGACACAATCTGGCAAGATGCGGCAGATACTGTTTGGTCATCCGCAGAAACTGGAAAAAACATGAATTGGAGCAAGGAAAACTTACAATTTTAATGTGATAGCCCAGTGACCTTCAAGATaataccccagtgttacacatgAACAGACTTGTGAATCCTAGCACCAAAGCTCAACACTATACAGTGATAGACATGTGCATACTTGTATTGTAGGCATTGTAATCAGCCCTGGTGCTAAAATATGACAGATCTGTGCACCGCAGTATCGAAACCCAGCATTCTCAGATGTAGTCCAGTATCCAAGACCCCTGTGCAATAGAATAAAAAATCTGTGCATGCTGGTATCATAGCCCAGTGTTATCTGACACAGACCTGGACCCACCAGGACTACACCAAAGTGCTAAACAGTGACAGAGCTCTAACACTG encodes the following:
- the surf4 gene encoding surfeit locus protein 4, with protein sequence MGHTDIMGAAEDIADQFLRMTKQYLPHLARLCLISTFLEDGIRMWFQWNEQRDYIEVTWNCGYFLATCFVLINLFGQLGGCILILSRNFVQYACFGLFGIIALQTIAYSILWDLKFLMRNLALGGGLLLLLAESRSEGKSMFAGVPTIKESSPKQYMQLGGRVLLILMFMTLLHFNSSFFSIIQNVVGTGLIVLVAIGFKTKLAALTLVIWLFSLNLYFNAFWTVPTYKPMHDFLKYDFFQSMSVIGGLLLVVALGPGGVSMDEKKKEW